The window TATGAACTGTATTTTAGAAAATATTTGTATTATTCTAAACTATGCAAAAAAATTATAATCAGAAATACTGTTTTATTAATAGGATGTTTTGTAAAAAATAcctgaatatttttaaaaattaaTAGAACAATTTTCGAAGTAAGTTATTGTAGTTTTATGTATGATATTTAGAACGCTCGAATAATTAAATTCTTAGAAAATAAAAGAAAGCAGACATGTGCAACATGGTCTGCACTAACTGCAGTGCCATTTAGACTAAACGGGCTTGTTCCACTACAATACATTTAAGATTGCGTCCTGTCTCCAACTAAACTTGTCAACCCTATTCCTCTTACTCACAGGCGACACCATCGGGACATCGCGGCTGGCCTCAGTCTTCCTGCCTCCAACTCGAGCAAAAATCTCAAACAACCAAGGAATGGTGAATTCTGCAATCAGTTGTATCACCCAAGCAGCTCAAAGTTGTACTACTGAAACACAAAGTGTCACCACTCGTGCTAATACAATGGTTAGTGCAGATCCCTGTCTAGGCCACTCTGGTCGGACGTGATGATGGCACAAGGGTGTTTATTCTTTCTTGGAGGCATTGAAGCGGAAGAAGTCGACTTAGTCATAGGTGTCTGTTTCTTGTAAAGGTTTGGGCTTTAGTTGCCTTCTATGTGTACTCTACTTAATAATTAATAAAAATGGTTGTTTGTATCGCTTGATGTAGAGGCCGAGGGTTATTCTTTTTTTAAAGATCAAGAATAGATGGCCCAGTAAAAGCAATAGCACGAAATATATGCAAATTATTGAGGGTACCAAAATCTTCTTCGTCGACAATCAGCCTTGTCTAAAAGGAATAGCACAGAGCCAACGCTTCGTGCGTATGTCTCATGTTGATGGGATTGATATGTAAAAAACTCAAAACTCCACATAAATCTGATAAAGATAGTTATAATTTTTCTTTTGCAATGGAGAGACGGCTATAATAAGTAGGTAAGAACAGTGAGAGTTCTCAAAGAAAAAAGAAAGTAACCGCGGTGTGTTTGCTTGGTGGGAACATTTTCATACATGAACTTCAAAAGTGTAAGCAAATGGTTCACGACTTTTTTTTTTGCTAGATGGTTCACGACTTGTGTTTCGGGTTCAACTTGGCCCAAGATCTAATAGGCCAGTCATAAGTTCAATTTGAAGTTCGCGAAGAAATAAAAAACTCAATGTGTTCGTGTCTGGATTTTGTTGGACCAAATTGAACTCGGATCTAAGTATTTCANNNNNNNNNNNNNNNNNNNNNNNNNNNNNNNNNNNNNNNNNNNNNNNNNNNNNNNNNNNNNNNNNNNNNNNNNNNNNNNNNNNNNNNNNNNNNNNNNNNNNNNNNNNNNNNNNNNNNNNNNNNNNNNNNNNNNNNNNNNNNNNNNNNNNNNNNNATAATATGGACTTTTCACAATCCATACGTATGTACTGTGGATCAATCGGAACTATATACACCGTACGTTTGCCTCTGAAGCCTCGGCCCATGCTGGGATTCAAACTACAGACTTCCAGCTGGGGGAAGAGAGAACCTTACCAATCGGGCTAACATGCGTGGGTGAAGGAGATGGAATGCACACTCTTAAGAACTAAATATAACACAGAATCCGGACAGTTTTTTTTTAATATTTCttcaaattgtgaacaaattttttgAAAGCGACCAATGTTTTAAAATCCGGCAATTTTCTGAACAACTCGAACAAATTTAGAAATTTCATTTTTTAAGTTTAACTTTTTTATAGaaacaaattttgaaaattttctgaATTTTGAGAAGATAATTTGATAATGACAACATTTATCAAAATTTTGAACAATTTTGCAAAACAGTACCGATATTACCAAATATTTTTTGAACACGTGAAAAATTGTTAAGTTTATGAGCAAAAATTGAAAACCATAaaaaaaatcccaaacattttgtgacttttttcaaaaaaatcacCATAAAGAAATAGCAGTGCAAGGAATCAAAACCTGTAACGCCCGCTGTTGACCGCTCGTCGCTATTAACAACTATCCCTCATGTCTACGTAGCAAGCTGATAACAACTATCCCTCATCGATTGGATTACTATAGCAAGCTGATATTTTAATCaatatttgtttttcttttcttgtttttttcCTAATTCTTTGTGAACTACACTGACATTTTCTGAAAAACACAAACAAATTTGGAATTTAAAAAACAAACCATAAAAATACGAACTAAAATGTGAAACTTTACCTGAACATTTTTCCAATTTGTGTAGAAAATTATGGAAATAGGAATATTTTGGAAATTCCAAACAAATTTTGGAAGAACGGACAATATTTCATACTCTccaaacattttttttattttttaacaaattttaaaaaaaacgagacattttttgaaattgttaaCTAATTGAAAAAGGGGGCATTTTTGAATCGATGATCTTTCTTCAAATCCGCGAGCGCTTGGGCTAGCCCAACAGGTGCCCGACGGGAGCGATGCTGTCGCCTAGTTGTCCAAGTTCTAatccttttttctattttgttttcatttttcttCTCTTTTCGTCAATTTATTTTTCTCCTTTTAAAACTATTTTTTAAAACCTGTTCAAAATTTGAAATAGTGTTTGTAATACTAAAATAACAGTTTTACGTGACAATTTTAAATTCTTTTTTCTTCAAATATTTGTTAAATGTTGTTATGAAAACAATTATTGTCTTGAATTTTATCCCAAGTAAACCATTGGGTCTAGCCCTACACGTTTTTGGAAAATGGCTTTGACCCAGCATGGGGTATGAGACTACAAAAGGAATTCTTCTTATTTTGGATAACGTAACTTGGATTGGTCTAGTGGTTTTATGACTTGCACGTCCAGTGGTGATGGCGTGGGTTCGATCCCCCATCCCGGCacagtgggtcccacttgtcaggtacAGAGGCGCTTCACATATGATTATCATGCCCTTTGTTATGAAGAGGCATGATTTAATCGCAGCCGTCAATGTGTTTATGGGGTTGTACCAAAACAGAAGTGCATTTGTGTTTGTAAGTTCATGGGCTAGTTGTTTGCATATTTTCAAGTTACCGCACAAATTTATGTACCTGTGCAATAAATACACAACCAGCATTGTAGGATTAGGATCTTAACGTGTCGGTGACCCCATCTTCTTCGTCGAGATCTGAAGCCTTTCGCATTCAGCTTGTCTGAAACCTGGATCCAGCCCTCAGTTTCATTCAGTACACGGATGTAAAGCTCCTGTTACATCACGGTGATGATTTTATGGCACATTTGCAGGCGTGAAATTCTGAGAAGTGAGAGGTCTTCCCGTTCCCGATTTTGGCCCCTCATAATTCTGGTGATGCGGTGTTCATCGGCGATACTGGGGATTCAGAACACATGCACTAAACCATGGAGCAAATGGTTATATTGTGCATATGGAGGAGGAGTATATTGTGCATGCCAGTTACAGTGGGCGATAGTATTAGTAGGCACCACTGTGTctaagtttttttgtttttttgaagagAACTATATCTAAGATTGTAAGCAGTACAACGATGGTAATACAAGTAGCAGCAGTAGTTTCTATTTCGGCGGCAGGTATTCATGCTGCAGCAGTTTCTTGGGACACTGACAAAGGTGCATACATTTTTTCGTTTCTAGAATACGCACAACGGCAAGCGTGCGTATCTCATACATTAGCCGGAAGCTAGCTCAAGGCCTGAGGAATGCCGGCGGACCGCGGACGGGGACGAGCTGCGGCGGCGCCGCCATGGAAGGAGGTGTCCTTGAGGTGGTCGGGGGCGGTCTCGTATGAGTGCCTCCTCGCCAGCGACAGGACGGTCTTGTCAGCGGCGACGAAGTAGGCCATGCCGGCGACGGTGCAGATGACGAGGGCCTGGCCGGTGGGGTTCAGATTCGCCTTAGCCCACGGCAGCATCCTCACGCTCGCCAGCTGCACGATTAACATTTCAGTTATGAAAACCAGACCAACGTGCGTGAAAAATTCCCGGACGGAGGAGCTAGCTCACCGTTGGGACGGCAGACGCGACGGTAGCGATGGCCGCCGCCTTTGCTCCGGCGAACGTCGCCTCTGGGGACAAAAGAAATGAATTGCTAGTGTCAGACTATGGTTACACAACTTGGCTGAACTGAACCTGAAGAGGTGGATCCTGCTGGTTACTACGTACCTCTGGAGCAGCGTTTGGCGAGGGCGAGCTTGTTCTCGAGGTGGGCGCGTGTGACGGTGGCCGTCGACGACATCTTCGCCGTGGTCTTGTGCTGAAACGGCTCAGTAAAAAGAGTGAGATGAGATGggttggctggctggctggctgttgcttgatgcttcCAGGACGAGGAGCTAGCCATGTAAAGTAGCGGGCAAAAACGTGGCGGCCACGCACGGTTTTGGGATCCAAACCGTGGGTGCTCTGCTTTGCTCTGCTCACTCGTTTGGACTTGGAGTGTTGAACTGAGTTGGTGAGCAGGGCACGTTATCCAAAACTGTGGTATGGGAATCCACAGGATTGGATGATGTTTGTTTGTTGGAGGATACCGATCCTCCGTTGCTCCCTCCCTCGTCTTTCTTTTTGTACCCACCAAACTAAAGCTAGCAAGAAAAGGGAGATCTCGATCCATCTAAAGTTAGGCACAACAGTGCTGATAGATactacggagggagtagataatttTGCTACACGAAGCATTTGTCCTTTTTGTAAGATATAAAAGAAACGAAAAAGAGCAGACAGCAGAGCAGGTGCCGCCGGTTTCGCTCGTAATCGTCGGTCGGCGAGCGGGAGTGGCGCTCCCAGTTTTCGGGCCAAACCGGCGGCAGGACTGCTCCCCAGCCGGATTAGCTCTTTTCTCTGTGAGGTGTGACGTGGGTGCTGTGGGCCGCCATCCAACCATAAGAGCAACTCTAAGGGATCGACCTAAACGAACAGCAATTTTATCAATTTTTGTCTGTATGAGTCGGCCTGGCGGATACCCAATTTCGCTTTCGAGTTTGGGTCAGCGCATGCGCCCAACGTTGGCTCGACCCATTTTGACGGCGTGCGAAAAATACACGcaagtatttcaaaaataaaaataaacattaATTTAATATTAAAGCCAGCCACGAAGGCCGACGGGAGTCCACATTTAcagtaattaaacataaaaaaatactATGAGGCGGCGCGCTGCCCTAGGCGTCCTCATCGTCGACATCAGGGCCGGTGAGGTCGATCAGCGTCGGCGCAGTCCCGCGGAACGCCGTGTTCCAGGCGGCGATATCGGCCGCCGCAGGCTGGGGTGCCCCGCCTTGTGCCGCCGCGCCCTAGGCCTGGtgtgcctccttctccgcctcacgCTGTTCCTCCTCGGCGTCGCGCTCGAGCTGTTCGAGGTACTCCTCGCTCGTCGTCGCTGCGCTCCTCGGTCAGCCATCGCTGGCGCCATTGCTCGAGGTAGGCCGCATCCTGCGCCTTCGTCGCCCCCATCCAAATCAGCGGGGCGCTCACCCACTCGCGCACTATTCTGGTAGCGCAAGGATGTCGGACGGTCGCAACAGCCTTGTCTGGCGGCTGCCTAACGCTCGCGGAGGAGCCGCTTTGACTCCTGCCGCACGATGCGAAGGGCCGCCCTGGCCACAACGGAAGGCGCTGACGGCACCCTGGCGGTGGCCTTGCCCCTCCCGACATTGGCGGAGCGGCCGCTAAGCGACCACTCCTCCCCGtctaggcggcggcggcgtctggcgGCTGTCTTCGTTGTGGTGACGGAGTGGTAGACTGCCCACGCCGCAGCGAGGTCCGGATGGTTGCAGACTCATTCCAGCGCCACGTTCGTCTTGGCGAACACGGAGCAGCGACTGGCACTGCGTAGGTCGTACCTTGCCTGTTGCCATGCCGCGCGCTCGGCCTCGGTGACCACGGTCCGAGAGCCGGAGGCACCGCCGTTATCGCCACGTGTTTATACACACTTTTCCATCTAACCCGTACGAAGAGTTGCCGGAGCTGGCAGAGGTGGAGGATCTAGAGAATGTGGGTCGTCCATAGGGTCAAATCGGTGAACAGTAAGCTAGTCGACTTTGACCAAATGTATATGgcaaaatattaacatctacaattTCTTTTTGCGAGGAACATCTGCAATATTGAAGTTATACAATATAAAAATTAAATCCACAACCCATTGTATCGTGAATattgatattttttctataaaagTGGTCAAGCTTTACGAAGTTGTACtttgaaaaaaaatcttatttgCAAAGTGCAAAGGTCCAGAGAGAGTATTTACAATCAGGGCCGGTCCTGACTTTTCGGAGGCCCGGGGCGAACTTAAAAACTGGGCCTAATATATAGTGAAAACTATAAATTACATCGATACAAAGCGCAATGGGCGCAAAAAAAGATACAAAGCACAACATTTTTATGCCTTAAAAAAAGGATCCTCCTATCCTCAAATGAGCAACCTATACAGAAATAGAAAATCAGTTAGGGAATCGCTAGAAAACAAAGAAAAATAGTATAAAGATCAAGCGGAAAAGGACTATGAAATTATAAGAACTTTGTAGGCCTTTGACCCAAGAAATTGTCCTGTTGCAACTTGCAAAGCGACTGAGCTTACGAAGTGTTTCCTCTACGTGTGGCCGTCGGCAAATCCATAGGGGAGTGAGATAGAGAGCTGAAATCAACTTAGCGGCAATATCTATTAATTTGCTAGGCATGCTGCATGCTTCGGGAGTAGGAGCGAAATGGGGAACTAGGAGACATGAAGAAGAAACGATAGCGGCTGGTGTTACGAGATGGATCGATTGAGTCGACACTGGGATAGTGCCTTTTACAGTTCAcgtaaagtttttttagcagtacgTAACCTAGTTGATTGGGCTACATGCTTTAAGGCCCGTTTTGTTCGGCTGTCCTCAAAATGGCTTGAATCAACTAGTATGCTTTATGGATGGGTTCGGCTGTCCTCAAAATGGAAAAAATAGCCATTTCGGATTCAGAACAGAGCACGGCAGGAGTAGGGGGTCACTGTTATCGGTCTTTTGCAATGCACTGACGCGTGTTAAAATGATAATCGCAAACAAGAAAAGGGTAAGATGAGTAAGTGCACTTGAACCAGAGTTGTACAAAATTAGAACTACTGAGCCTAGCATAATTTTTACTGCCCTAGGGAGAGGATTCGTAGTTGTTATTAATTCAAAGATCTCCGGGAAGATACTAAGATGGAGAACATGGCCacattattactccctccgttccaaaatagatgacccaactttgtactaactttaggttTTCACCGTGGGAATCGAGACTCGGTACTCGAGGAGCACCACCAAAATTGCAAACTTCCAGTGTCGCCGCCCCCGCTTGCCAAGGCCAAACACCTAGCACACAATCATCATCGCATCCAGTACACCTTTCCGCCAACGCTTCAAGACCTCCAATCGCAGCCGCCATGACTTTCTCCACCTCTAtcaacaccttgggaatcttggctTAGACATGTCACACGCCTTCGATGATAAAGCGAAGCTTGATGTCCCGCCCTTTTGAAGCCGTGTTGGCTGATAATATAGGCACGCACCGGAGCCTTTCCAATCTAGATATTCAGGGGCGACATTCACCAATCCGTAAAGATATCTGACCGGGAAGACCGGAACGTGTCAGCGGCCAGATCGAAGAGGTCGATGTTCGGCGGGAAGATACCATGACGGACGAAGATTGCTAGGGCCAAACCACCACAACCACAATTGCAGCCGCAACAGGCGAAGTAGCACCGTAGATCAACGCCATGAGGGCTGAGCCCATGACGTAGCCAACCTGCCATGCATCCGGCCAAGTTGGAGAACCACAACGTCATCCAATCCGGGTCGTGCCCAAATCTAGCAAACGCTGCAGCCCCAACCGCACACCCCCACGCAGCGGATGCCACGCCGCCGATAGCCGCCGCGCACGCCCCTCGAGCGGACGCCGCACTCAGCCGCCTGTCGCTGGAGACCCATGGTCCCAACACGCGCCGACATGCCTCCGGATCCGCTGCCCAACAGAGGCAAAGAGGCCGTCACGAGAGGAAGCCCCCNNNNNNNNNNNNNNNNNNNNNNNNNNNNNNNNNNNNNNNNNNNNNNNNNNNNNNNNNNNNNNNNNNNNNNNNNNNNNNNNNNNNNNNNNNNNNNNNNNNNNNNNNNNNNNNNNNNNNNNNNNNNNNNNNNNNNNNNNNNNNNNNNNNNNNNNNNNNNNNNNNNNNNNNNNNNNNNNNNNNNNNNNNNNNNNNNNNNNNNNNNNNNNNNcgcatttgcggcccaaatttttgcggcaaatgcgtcggcgcggacgcgttTTGGGTTTGGGTCGACGAGTTGGACCACTACTTTTTTCCGCGCCGATCCAAAAGGACACATGCGGAAGATTTGGGTCGATGTGTTGTAGTTGCTCTaaccgcatacatttcaaacttttTTTTCAATAAGTCGGATGAAATTTATGCAAATCAAATGAATTGCATTCAAGTTCTAATATAATTTACATAAATGGAAGATCTTTCTCCCATTTTACTAAAAACTATTAAGAAACACTAAACCCTATATCGGACGATCACCTCGTAAGTGTGGTCGTCCTGTCCTGCCGCACCGCCTTCGACGTCTGTGCCATCGTCGTCGTCCTTCCAGTGGCGCAAGGATGTCGGACGGCCACGACAGCTTGTCTGGCGGCTGCCTAACGCTCGCGGAGGAGCCACTCTGACTCCTGCTGCACGATGCGAAGGGCCACCCTGGCCACAGCAGAAGGCGCTAATGGCACCTTGGCGGTGGCCTTGCCCCTCCCGGCATTGGCGGAGCGGTGGACTGCCTAGGCGGCGGCGACGCCTGGCGGCTGTCTCCGTGGTGGTGACGGAGTGGTCGAGTGCCCACGCCACGGCGAGGTCTGGATCATTGCGGACCGGTGCCACGTCCGTCTTGGCGAACACGGAGCGGCGACTGGCACTGCGTCGGTCGTACCTCGCCTGTTGCTGCGCCGCGCGCTCGGCCTCGGTTACCATGGTCCGAGAGCCGGAGGCACCGCCATTACCGCCACGAATTTATACACACTTTTCCATCTAACCCGTACAAAGAGTTGTCAGAGCTGGCGGAGGTGGAGGATCTAGAGAAGGTGGGTCGTCCACAAGATCAAATCGGCGAACAGTAAGCTCGTCGGCTTTGACCAAATGTATATGGCAAAATATTAACATCCACAATTTCTTTTTGCGAGGAACATCTACAATATTGAAGTTATACAATATAAAAATTAAATCCACAACCCATTGTATCGTGAATATTAATAATTTTTTTCTATAAAAGTGGTCAAGCATTACGAAGTTGTACTTCAAAAAAAAATCTTATTTGCAAAGTGCGAAGGACAGGAGAGAGTATTTACAAATTACAATGCACACTTACACGTGGATGCGGTATGAATACATTTTATCTGACTCCCGGCCAAGAAAAATGTCGTGTCCATCATAttcttctcctaatgatgtgatcccgttatcaatgacatccaatgtccatggtcagaaaaccataaccatctattgatcaacgagctagtcaactagaggctcactagagacatgttgtggtctatgtattcacacatgtattacggtttccaattaatacaattatagcatgaacaatacacaattatcgtgaacaaggaaatataataataaccattttattattgcctctagggcatatttccaacacataattatttaactactcattgatcttcacttatatttttttggagtagtttgtcatttactggtgtgcttcacttatatcctatgagtaaatggttgaatgagttgaatgtcataaatctgaaattatatatgcttcatatgct is drawn from Triticum dicoccoides isolate Atlit2015 ecotype Zavitan chromosome 4A, WEW_v2.0, whole genome shotgun sequence and contains these coding sequences:
- the LOC119289609 gene encoding early nodulin-93-like, coding for MASSSSWKHQATASQPANPSHLTLFTEPFQHKTTAKMSSTATVTRAHLENKLALAKRCSREATFAGAKAAAIATVASAVPTLASVRMLPWAKANLNPTGQALVICTVAGMAYFVAADKTVLSLARRHSYETAPDHLKDTSFHGGAAAARPRPRSAGIPQALS